The Polyodon spathula isolate WHYD16114869_AA chromosome 13, ASM1765450v1, whole genome shotgun sequence genome includes a region encoding these proteins:
- the neurog3 gene encoding neurogenin-3 — MTDSFASADETSGETAGVYRGVTQGPQQKTHKAKRGRVKDKGEGVVTKQKKNRRVKANDRERNRMHSLNSALDALRSVLPTFPDDAKLTKIETLRFAHNYIWALTETLQMADQCLLLPEHQQTREALLQMPSACTMELGSPPSAQSSEWDSSEYSPASQDTGSQSPDGSTEEVCPCYLRNPSCSASLHSIHTMHSPVFPAFN, encoded by the coding sequence ATGACTGACAGTTTCGCCTCAGCTGACGAGACCTCCGGGGAAACAGCGGGCGTGTATCGTGGGGTTACCCAGGGACCCCAGCAGAAGACACACAAGGCGAAGAGGGGGCGCGTCAAGGACAAGGGCGAAGGCGTGGTGACGAAACAGAAGAAGAATCGCCGAGTGAAAGCGAATGACAGAGAGAGGAACCGAATGCACAGCCTGAATTCTGCTTTAGACGCGCTGAGGAGCGTCTTGCCCACCTTCCCGGACGATGCCAAACTCACAAAGATTGAAACGCTCAGGTTTGCTCACAACTACATCTGGGCTCTCACTGAAACCCTGCAGATGGCTGACCAGTGCCTGCTTCTTCCAGAGCACCAGCAAACCAGAGAAGCATTGTTGCAAATGCCCAGCGCGTGCACGATGGAGCTCGGCAGTCCGCCTAGCGCCCAATCCTCAGAATGGGACTCCTCGGAGTATTCGCCCGCGTCCCAGGACACTGGCAGCCAGAGCCCCGACGGGTCGACGGAGGAAGTGTGTCCATGCTATCTCAGAAACCCGAGCTGCAGCGCCAGTCTACACAGCATCCACACCATGCACAGCCCTGTCTTCCCAGCGTTTAATTAG